A region of the Microbulbifer pacificus genome:
CCGTACCACTCACCGAACACATACACGTCGGGGTTCTGCGCGCGCACCGCGCTGGTGAAGCGATTGATGAAATTCGGCTCGATATGCTTGATGGCATCGATACGGAATGCATCCACACCGTGGCTCATCCACTTCAGCGCCGCGTCAATCAGGTACTGGTCCGCCGCGCTGTTTCCGTTCACACCGTGGTTGAAGTCGGTGAGGTTGAACAGGGTCTTGTTGCGGAAGGCCCAGGGATCATCCCACTCACTGCCACAGGTGGTCGCCGGGTTACTGTCATAACAGTCGGCAATCGCGCCGTTGTGGTGATACCAGGTGCCGTTGTCCTGGTTCACGTTGGTGAGGAAGACTCCCTCCTTGTACAGCGCGCCGAATTCGTACTGGTCGTCCTGGTTGGAGTGGTTGAGGGCGATATCCAGCACTAGCTTCATGCCGCGCGCCTCCATCGCCGCATCGAGCTGGTCCACCAGCGCCCAGTCACCCAGGTGCTCGTCCACTTCATAGAAATCGCGGCCCCAGTAGCCATGGTAGGCGCCGTCGGATCCTGAATTGTCGATATTGTCGTTCAGCGGGGTAACCCAGATGGCGGTGACGCCGAGAGCTTGCAAATAATCGAGCTTGTCGATCAGCCCCTGGATATCGCCGCCCCAGTATTTTTTCCACTCGGACAGACCGCCGGCGGATTTGCTGCTGGAGGTGGCGGCGGCATTGTTGCCGTTGTCATTGCTGGTGTCGCCATTGCTGAAGCGATCGACAAACACAAAGTACATACTGCGATTGCGGAAATCGGACAGCGGCGGCTGTATTACTTCGCAACCTTCGGCGTCGACACTGGCACCTGCGGGCGTGTTGGGGCAACTGTCCTGGCTGTCAGGCACACCGTCGCCATCCGTGTCGGGCTCAACGGCACCGCAGTCGCTTCCGAGATTGGCGATAACGCTGACCAGCACGCCGCTGTCGGCGTCGACGACGATGTGAGTCCAGCCATTCGCGGGTTCATCCTGGGCCGGGAAGGCATCGCTACCCCAGCCACCGTTCGGGTCAATTTTGAAGCGCGGGCCTCCGTTGGCATCACCACTGGTAAAGTTGCGGCAAGCCTCATATTGGTTGGAGGTGCCGTCGACCAGTGTCAGCAAGTCGCCCTGGGCCCAGCTATTGTGGGTGCCGCGCAGATGCAGCGCAGCCTCAACCACAACCGCGCAACCATTGGCATCGACATTGCTGCCGGCGGGGGTGTTGGGGCAGAGGTCGAGGCTGTCGGGCACACCGTCGTTATCGGCATCCGACACGCCGGCACCGCAGTTGGCAGCCAGATTCTGGGAAGTGGAAATGGCGTTGCTCGCGGCGTTGAAGGTGATTTCTACCCAACCGGCGGCAACCGTGTAGTCCTGCACGGGTACCGCGTCGCTCCCCCATCCACCGTTAGGGTCGACCTTGAAGCGTGGGTTGGTATTGCCGGTGAAATCCTGGCAAGAGGTATAAAGGTCGCTGGTGCCCTGCCTGGTCATCAGAGTACCTTCTGCCCAGCTGTTGAAGGTACCACGCAAGTGGTAACTCACCGAAGGCGTGGTGGCAGGCAGTATCTGGTAGTTATGGGTATCGGTGTAGAACTTGATATCCCAGGTACCGGCGGCGACCGGGATATTGGCGCCACCTTGCGCGCCATTCAGACCGAAATTCTCACTCCAGTCTCCCCAGCGGTCGAACTTGATCTCACCGGCACTGGTAAAGACCACATCGTCGGCCAGCATGGTGTTGCTGCCCAGATCCTGCATCTGGTCGGCCTGCCAGTTGTTATGGGTACCGCGCAGGTACCATTCAGCCTGGGCGGACGCGCTCGCACAGAGCAGCAATCCGGCCAGCACCAGAGTTTTCTTCAACATTTTCATCATCTCGCGGTGGATTATTTTTATGTACATCGCCAGGCCAGAGAATGACCCTGTCCGGATGGTCGCGAATTCCGATGGGTCACTGCCTCCTCCCCGGGTGGGGCGTGGAGGAAATACGCGCCAGGCCAGAAGCGGGAATTACTGCAAGCACTCCCCCTCACCGGAGGGGGATAACAGCCGCCACGGCCTTGGGCACAATGGAGAAAATAACTGGAGACCTGCTCTCCTAAATGGCTCCAAACCGGTCAAACAGGTGCCCGCCATGTCCAAGCCCACAAGCCGCCTGGCCGCCAGCCTGATGTTTACGCTGACGTTCACCCTCCACCCAGCCTTTGCAGAGGCTGTACCGAGCCCGCAACTGGAGCGTGCCGAGCCGCCCTTCTGGTGGACCGATATGGCGGAGCCCAACCTGCAACTGATGCTGCACGGGCGCGATCTCGCCGGTGCTGAGGTCAGCCTCGATTACCCCGGCGTGACCATTACGAGCACCGAGCGGGAGCAGAACCCCAACTACCTGTTTATCAACCTCGCGGTGGGCGAAGACGCAAAACCCGGCACCCTGCAGATCCAGCTGCGCCAGGGTGACTGGCAGCAGGTACTGGGTTACGAGCTGAAACCGCGCGCCGCCGGTTCCGCCGAACGCAAGGGCTTCGATACCAGCGACGCCATCTACCTGATCACCCCGGACCGCTTCGCCAACGGCGACACTGGCAACGACCGCACCGCGGATACCCTCGAGGGCCCCGATCGCGGCAATCCCGGCGGCCGCCACGGCGGCGATATTGCCGGCATGCAGCAGCACCTCGACTACATCGCAAGCATGGGTTTCACCCAGGTCTGGCCCAACCCGCTGCTGGAAAACAACCAGCCCGCCTACTCCTACCACGGCTATTCCGCCACCGATTACTACCGCATCGACCCGCGCTTCGGCAGCAATGAAAGCTTCCGCGCATTCGTGGCGGCGGCGAAGAACAAAGGCATTGGTGTGATCCAGGATATGGTGCCGAACCATATCGGCAGTGGGCACTGGTGGCTCAAGGATCTTCCTGGCAACGACTGGCTAAACGGCAGGGGGATTCAACCGGGCGACTTTGAATACACCAACCACGCGCGCACCGTGCATATTGACCCCTATGCCAGCCACCGCGACCACCAGCTGTTCACCGACGGCTGGTTTGTGGATTCCATGCCGGACCCCAACCAGCGCAATTCGCGCATGGCGAACTATTTGATCCAGAACGCCATCTGGTGGGTGGAGTACGCAGACCTCTCCGGTATCCGGGTGGACACTTATGCCTACTCCGATGCGGATTTCCTCACCGACTGGTCCGCGCGCCTGATGCGGGAATACCCCAATTTCAATATCGTTGGCGAGGAGTGGACCCGTCAGCCCGCACTGGTGGCCTACTGGCAGGCGGGCAACAAAAACCGCAACGGCTATGTCTCGCATGTGCCGAGCATGATGGACTTCCCTCTGCTCTACGGCCTGCGTGACGGGCTGGAATTGCCGGAAAGCTGGAATACGGGCCTGGTCACTCTGTACGAGGCGCTGGCCAACGATGTGCTCTATCCCAACCCCAACAATCTGGTGATCCTCGGCGGCAACCATGACATGAGCCGCCTGTACAGCCAGCTGGATGAGGACCTGGGCAAGTTCCGCATGGCGGTGACCTATATCGCCACCATGCGCGGTATCCCGCAGTTCTATTACGGCGATGAAATCCTGGCGACGAGCCCGAAACAGCGCGACGACGGCACAGTGCGCAGCGACTTCCCCGGCGGCTGGGCCGGTGACAGGGTGAATGCGTTTAACGGCAAAAACCTGAGCGGCGAACAACAGCGCGCACAGGACTTTGTACGCACCCTGTTCAACTGGCGCAAAGA
Encoded here:
- a CDS encoding alpha-amylase family glycosyl hydrolase — protein: MKMLKKTLVLAGLLLCASASAQAEWYLRGTHNNWQADQMQDLGSNTMLADDVVFTSAGEIKFDRWGDWSENFGLNGAQGGANIPVAAGTWDIKFYTDTHNYQILPATTPSVSYHLRGTFNSWAEGTLMTRQGTSDLYTSCQDFTGNTNPRFKVDPNGGWGSDAVPVQDYTVAAGWVEITFNAASNAISTSQNLAANCGAGVSDADNDGVPDSLDLCPNTPAGSNVDANGCAVVVEAALHLRGTHNSWAQGDLLTLVDGTSNQYEACRNFTSGDANGGPRFKIDPNGGWGSDAFPAQDEPANGWTHIVVDADSGVLVSVIANLGSDCGAVEPDTDGDGVPDSQDSCPNTPAGASVDAEGCEVIQPPLSDFRNRSMYFVFVDRFSNGDTSNDNGNNAAATSSSKSAGGLSEWKKYWGGDIQGLIDKLDYLQALGVTAIWVTPLNDNIDNSGSDGAYHGYWGRDFYEVDEHLGDWALVDQLDAAMEARGMKLVLDIALNHSNQDDQYEFGALYKEGVFLTNVNQDNGTWYHHNGAIADCYDSNPATTCGSEWDDPWAFRNKTLFNLTDFNHGVNGNSAADQYLIDAALKWMSHGVDAFRIDAIKHIEPNFINRFTSAVRAQNPDVYVFGEWYGAGAGESLSMQFLNEGRGSELLDFQLRNHIEQTIAGDISMVQLNAHVESRATAMNGRESWQPIFLDNHDATRTSVFLQTTGPVDNGRTGKGFAKSLADARQNLGMALVMTLPGIPTIYYGTEQNSTWFTANGDGQVGHDPYNREGMPSFSQTTSAFSMISALANLRAQSPALASGAYQQRWINQDVLVFERVSGSDVVTVAVNRGGSTSINVSNLVLADGQYSSLVGGDSVNVSGGSAVLNLDANEVIVLH
- a CDS encoding glycoside hydrolase family 13 protein, whose protein sequence is MSKPTSRLAASLMFTLTFTLHPAFAEAVPSPQLERAEPPFWWTDMAEPNLQLMLHGRDLAGAEVSLDYPGVTITSTEREQNPNYLFINLAVGEDAKPGTLQIQLRQGDWQQVLGYELKPRAAGSAERKGFDTSDAIYLITPDRFANGDTGNDRTADTLEGPDRGNPGGRHGGDIAGMQQHLDYIASMGFTQVWPNPLLENNQPAYSYHGYSATDYYRIDPRFGSNESFRAFVAAAKNKGIGVIQDMVPNHIGSGHWWLKDLPGNDWLNGRGIQPGDFEYTNHARTVHIDPYASHRDHQLFTDGWFVDSMPDPNQRNSRMANYLIQNAIWWVEYADLSGIRVDTYAYSDADFLTDWSARLMREYPNFNIVGEEWTRQPALVAYWQAGNKNRNGYVSHVPSMMDFPLLYGLRDGLELPESWNTGLVTLYEALANDVLYPNPNNLVILGGNHDMSRLYSQLDEDLGKFRMAVTYIATMRGIPQFYYGDEILATSPKQRDDGTVRSDFPGGWAGDRVNAFNGKNLSGEQQRAQDFVRTLFNWRKDKEVIHRGQLKHFAPIDGLYIYFRYDDRDTVMVAINKSDKPRELPLAHLAEMLGDKRTATDIVGGKPQSLKNLVIAAGDAQVFEIQ